Proteins co-encoded in one Podospora pseudoanserina strain CBS 124.78 chromosome 7 map unlocalized CBS124.78p_7, whole genome shotgun sequence genomic window:
- a CDS encoding uncharacterized protein (EggNog:ENOG503P4ID; COG:S) produces the protein MAALPPDTIQVKRKRGIDDAPVDFLRVDRSKRYRIISEEVGWVYQRKQVASEQEKKPKHDASLGVPTIVPTQEGDEKRLNRPKKTPRAPSTNASTTLEPVPALVPATVLAPEASDSSDQTVKLRKFHLSRPNSSQPSAGVTKKRGATAVFVERGPKRQKSAILTPQVVKEILDQPNPTQSSTSSSPAKDLPSSSQEAEKKPVVYKRPGTKPRNKTSASESGTTSKPSVPPSMHNRRADMDELSRVMDTWTLGEISKNLDRVEQLNAKSKSSPAKSRFQPKAPKLRYHERHPTENVAQQQRAKDQAAPAAAASTSAMDIDMIDTSDDDDYVIETYERVPVERLRDQAVPAHRIGLLVFDNEPDVADFFYGNDDETDDEFPEDEDDENAENYYAHEYPDEELEWSDEFDHNAYHYAAQNFSENEEWDDRDFADEAWDAGDTVKNF, from the exons ATGGCGGCACTACCCCCCGATACGATCCAGGTGAAGCGCAAACGTGGCATCGATGATGCCCCTGTCGACTTTCTCC GGGTCGATAGGAGCAAGCGGTATCGCATCATCTCTGAGGAGGTCGGCTGGGTCTATCAGCGCAAGCAGGTTGCGTCCGAGCAGGAAAAGAAGCCAAAACATGACGCCAGCCTTGGAGTTCCTACCATTGTGCCTACCCAGGAAGGCGATGAGAAGCGACTAAATCGCCCCAAGAAAACCCCCAGGGCCCCGAGCACCAATGCCTCCACGACGCTTGAGCCCGTGCCTGCGTTGGTGCCCGCAACAGTGCTGGCGCCGGAGGCATCCGATTCGAGCGACCAGACAGTTAAACTGCGTAAATTCCACTTGTCGAGGCCCAACTCGTCACAACCATCTGCTGGCGTGACCAAGAAGCGCGGTGCCACTGCCGTCTTTGTTGAGAGAGGCCCAAAGAGACAAAAGTCCGCAATCCTGACCCCCCAGGTTGTGAAGGAGATTCTcgaccaacccaacccaacacaaTCCTCAACCAGTTCTTCGCCTGCCAAGGATTTACCTTCATCCTCACAAGaagcggagaagaagcccgtTGTCTACAAGCGACCAGGAACCAAACCTAGGAACAAGACATCAGCATCCGAATCGGGAACAACCTCGAAGCCCTCTGTACCCCCCTCCATGCACAATCGAAGAGCCGACATGGACGAGCTCTCCAGGGTTATGGATACCTGGACACTGGGTGAAATCAGCAAGAATCTAGACCGAGTGGAGCAACTCAATGCCAAATCGAAGTCCAGCCCAGCCAAGTCCCGGTTCCAACCAAAGGCACCCAAGCTCCGCTATCATGAGCGGCATCCGACAGAGAACGTGGCCCAACAGCAACGCGCTAAGGACCAAGCGGCCCCGGCTGCAGCTGCATCAACCTCTGCTATGGACATCGACATGATTGACACCTCGGACGACGATGATTATGTGATTGAGACGTACGAGCGTGTCCCCGTTGAGCGGCTGCGGGACCAGGCGGTACCAGCCCACCGTATCGGGTTGCTTGTTTTTGACAATGAGCCCGATGTCGCCGACTTCTTTTACGGCAATGATGATGAAACCGATGATGAGTTCcctgaagatgaggatgacgagaacG CGGAGAACTACTATGCCCATGAATATCccgacgaggagctcgagtGGAGCGATGAGTTTGATCACAACGCTTATCACTATGCAGCCCAGAATTTCTCAGAGAACGAGGAGTGGGACGACCGTGACTTTGCGGATGAAGCCTGGGATGCCGGCGACACAGTCAAGAACTTTTGA
- the CUP9 gene encoding homeodomain superfamily (COG:K; EggNog:ENOG503P6MR), with the protein MIPELSMQSRPSDANTRVPSSVASPVAGYPAGAITPPSYTHSPNQNKRRRLSVGEDRDERGSQIPRVYPSPQREYHGGRGMSPAIASRSLNETWARSPSRRSPYASHRNLPSMRESAPIESSDRYMSRPTLPRLPTMNFDQRSATMPRIRGPSSEDDYPDNFRHIMGGHSSSNSGEGYPSHHRSSAYFGYHHPSRVQSLSMSSVGPFDRTPFSAGGYGSGYPEYMRVGELGGMGMNGENKQRKRRGNLPKETTDKLRAWFVAHLHHPYPTEDEKQELMRQTGLQMNQISNWFINARRRQLPVMLNNARAESDAMSSAGRNADGKLLTSTERGEYDMGLGKRDSPMSDGDGSAYEDDLESLKRRHAVSMSRGSV; encoded by the exons ATGATTCCTGAGCTTTCGATGCAGTCGAGGCCTTCAGACGCCAACACTAGAGTACCATCCTCGGTAGCATCACCTGTTGCAGGATACCCAGCTGGCGCCATCACTCCACCTTCCTACACACATTCACCAAACCAGAACAAGCGCAGGCGGTTGTCGGTCGGGGAAGACAGGGATGAGCGTGGAAGCCAGATCCCAAGAGTGTACCCCAGCCCTCAGCGAGAGTATCACGGAGGCCGGGGAATGTCGCCCGCCATCGCTTCTAGGTCCTTGAACGAGACCTGGGCGAGGAGCCCATCTCGGAGAAGCCCCTACGCCTCGCACCGAAATCTCCCATCCATGAGGGAGTCAGCACCCATCGAATCTTCAGACCGATACATGAGTCGGCCTACCCTGCCAAGGCTTCCCACCATGAACTTTGATCAGCGCTCGGCGACGATGCCTCGGATTCGTGGTCCTTCAAGCGAGGATGATTATCCCGACAACTTTCGTCACATCATGGGAGGCCACTCTAGCTCCAATTCTGGGGAGGGCTACCCCTCTCACCACCGATCTAGCGCCTACTTTGGCTACCACCATCCCTCGCGCGTTCAGTCGCTCTCAATGAGCTCTGTTGGGCCTTTCGACCGCACCCCTTTCTCGGCCGGTGGTTACGGCTCGGGCTACCCAGAGTACATGCGCGTTGGTGAGCTGGGAGGCATGGGCATGAACGGCGAGAACAAGCAGCGCAAGCGTCGCGGGAACTTGCCCAAGGAGACGACAGATAAGCTTCGTGCCTGGTTCGTCGCTCATTTGCACCACCCATACCCGAccgaggatgagaagcagGAGCTCATGCGCCAAACGGGCCTCCAAATGA ATCAAATCTCCAACTGGTTCATCAACGCCCGCCGGCGCCAGCTCCCCGTTATGCTTAATAACGCGCGCGCCGAATCGGATGCCATGTCCTCGGCGGGCCGCAACGCCGACGGCAAGCTTCTCACTTCTACCGAGCGCGGCGAATACGACATGGGCCTTGGAAAGCGGGACAGCCCCATGAGCGATGGAGACGGCAGCGCCTACGAGGATGACCTGGAGAGCCTTAAGCGCCGCCACGCCGTCAGCATGAGTCGGGGCAGCGTTTAA
- a CDS encoding uncharacterized protein (EggNog:ENOG503NU4S; COG:F), with the protein MKLSRVGARLLAAATTLVPVVVLACDGCFGPIEEHVSKHVRVVKRMQPGALDASYGPTRPLQWGQLNVLHTSDTHGWLSGHIKEANYGADWGDYVSFVASMKRTAEDLKVDLLLVDSGDLHDGTGLSDSTTPNGEISNEIFVQQTGYDLLTLGNHELYASEVAYQTFNNFSRAWGDKYLTSNVEIMNPDTQEWEHIGKTHKYFTTKHGLRIMAFGVLFDFTANTNASRITKAADMIKQDWFQQAVHHPKPIDVFLVLGHNSARPGRQASTLKTVYSAIREAHPDTPIQIFGGHSHMRDFVVYDQSSTASESGRYCESLGWFSMSGFNSSNSGFTGPLNPKGVPNPNRTAVVANPVNPTPIDKRSKQKTSPFLYSRRYLDWNRLTFDYHAPGSQFLHNDILSRPNFISSPSSSSNSSSQLKQLGAQISSSITSYRHQLGLGKVYGCTPQTFWVTGAPFMAPNSMYTFLADAMAHQILNPKRAKVPRVHISNTGMARFDLHKGPFTMDDSYITSPFPSLVVYIPEVPWEMARGVLERMNKKGAGQGRRVEYNTTSVGDPKGKREFGVWQGEECVNPPVEQFGAMGKRKVLGKREEIMGVPVGNGGGGRQEVLEVGYTTEDDFGVDGDDTIHARIANYAIPAYFGTTAGFPEWKKGGRKGRRQEPRVVDLVFNDFINDDLLAALGGNYTADDIKFYMEPSNYTLRDFLVPYVEQNWQAGMPMCEISRRRPHVG; encoded by the exons ATGAAGCTGTCCCGTGTTGGGGCCAGGCTGTTAGCTGCTGCCACGACGCTCGTcccagtggtggtgttggcttgCGACGGTTGCTTCGGTCCCATTGAGGAGCATGTTTCAAAGCATGTGCGTGTCGTGAAACGCATGCAACCTGGGGCACTGGATGCGAGCTATGGTCCTACAAGGCCGTTGCAATGGGGGCAGTTGAATGTGTTGCATACA TCCGATACCCACGGATGGCTATCCGGCCACATCAAGGAGGCGAATTATGGCGCAGACTGGGGCGACTATGTCTCGTTTGTGGCAAGCATGAAAAGGACGGCCGAAGACCTCAAGGTGGACCTACTTCTTGTAGACTCTGGAGATCTTCATGATGGTACTGGCTTGAGTGACTCTACTACACCAAATGGAGAGATATCGAATGAGATCTTTGTCCAGCAGACCGGATATGATTTGCTGACTCTTG GTAACCATGAGTTGTATGCCTCCGAAGTGGCCTACCAGACATTCAACAATTTTAGCAGGGCCTGGGGTGACAAGTACTTGACTTCCAATGTAGAAATCATGAACCCTGACACTCAGGAGTGGGAGCACATTGGAAAGACGCACAAGTACTTTACTACAAAACATG GTCTTCGCATCATGGCTTTCGGTGTTCTCTTTGACTTCACTG CCAATACAAATGCCTCACGGATCACCAAGGCGGCGGATATGATCAAGCAGGACTGGTTCCAGCAAGCGGTTCATCATCCCAAACCTATTGATGTCttccttgttcttggccaCAACTCAGCACGTCCTGGACGCCAGGCCAGTACCTTGAAGACTGTCTACTCTGCCATTCGGGAGGCCCATCCTGACACTCCGATTCAGATATTTG GTGGGCATAGTCACATGCGGGACTTTGTTGTCTATGACCAAAGCTCTACCGCTTCTGAATCTGGTCGATACTGCGAATCTCTTGGCTGGTTTTCCATGTCGGGCTTCAACTCTTCCAACAGCGGTTTTACTGGccctctcaaccccaaaggcgtccccaaccccaaccgaaCGGCCGTTGTCGCCAACCCAGTGAACCCTACCCCCATCGACAAGAGGAGTAAGCAAAAAACCTCTCCCTTCCTCTACTCCCGTCGATATCTCGACTGGAACCGTCTTACCTTTGACTATCACGCCCCCGGCTCGCAGTTCCTCCACAACGACATTCTCTCCCGCCCCaacttcatctcctccccctctagCTCATCTAACAGCTCATCCCAGCTGAAACAACTCGGTGCTCAAATCTCGTCTAGTATCACATCCTACCGCCATCAATTGGGCTTGGGAAAGGTATATGGGTGCACGCCACAGACGTTTTGGGTGACCGGGGCGCCGTTCATGGCGCCGAACTCGATGTACACCTTTTTGGCGGACGCAATGGCCCATCAGATTCTGAACCCAAAGAGGGCAAAGGTTCCGAGGGTTCATATCAGCAATACGGGAATGGCGAGATTTGACTTGCACAAGGGACCGTTCACGATGGATGATAGTTATATCACCTCGCCGTTTCCCAGCTTGGTGGTGTATATTCCCGAGGTGCCatgggagatggcgaggggggtgctggagcgGATGAATAAGAAGGGCGCggggcaggggaggagggttgagtATAATACCACGTCTGTCGGTGACCCCAAGGGAAAGAGAGAATTTGGGGTCTGGCAAGGAGAGGAGTGTGTCAACCCACCGGTTGAACAGTTTGGGGCTATGGGGAAGAGAAAGGtcttggggaagagggaagaaatTATGGGGGTGCCGGTGggtaatggtggtgggggaaggcaagaggtgttggaggtggggtATACGACCGAGGATGACTTTGGGGTGGACGGGGATGATACGATTCATGCGAGAATCGCCAACTATGCGATTCCGGCCTATTTTGGGACTACCGCTGGGTTTCCggagtggaagaagggggggaggaagggacGGAGGCAGGAGCcaagggtggtggatttggttTTTAATGATTT TATCAACGATGATCTACTTGCCGCACTTGGGGGGAACTACACGGCGGACGACATCAAGTTTTACATGGAGCCATCAAACTACACGCTGAGAGACTTCTTGGTGCCATATGTGGAACAAAACTGGCAGGCGGGGATGCCGATGTGTGAGAtttcaaggagaaggcctCACGTTGGGTGA
- a CDS encoding uncharacterized protein (EggNog:ENOG503Q4WP) produces MPSDKVPVVVTYEKPGTQPPIYVAGTFSNPPWTPEEMSYTTDQNGEHVFSKEVIGEIGSKHQYKFRIGNGDWWDLAPGQPTVTDSSGNTNHELEIQPPKESKPDSIEDKKPAVVGEEKSSDEPAGLPEKFQGQKESAEEPEEAKAFKPIEVVEETQAPQESVTVPEAAEPLKPTEVVEETPAPKKPVEEPKEAEAPMQSIEETQAPKQPVEAGKEDEAPKQPTETVEETHVPKEVEAPKQPEVVPQAPNEATETSEQPEASKEQTAVTEKSEDPKESTEVVEDLKKPTEVSEESDVPKIRVKDSTTTNIVLPNGSILEAIKAQEIRTQSGAGTPDFVKTAAEVADSAALLHEEVPAKDPRDGLLERAPTPMSKTAETAAEVADTAEVLDRVDAILISEPHIDDDDDDDNLLGPPSASQGDELPALKSPLFPHECPSPPTPGDAVERRESSDDRSPMEDIDPDQIDLNDPTLERFPSNREEIIDTVRKLETSLNEDQASFEGVPPSPVINSPLEGTQDITDYILGDSSIPTSHRGSQHLEVPRPSHGSASSVPVSPSLQVISEAEEPASEENGTTPSPIIFSNPEMKSRPSSLKPRSEDDEGVSLKDSISPRTTEAPKTAGDILFRDTPPLEASGDAAPTKANGLSLEDHSNTSKVADEAEAQVPDDRSAAPAPVAVGERATDDEIAESSHTTALESANNTNSLKKRAAPAPEVEQEIPRVTSPVSNRTTGVEHNGVSWIQAFFRLLFVDIIGGFISRLCGGKKRNTT; encoded by the exons ATGCCGTCGGACAAGGTTCCCGTCGTCGTTACATACGAGAAGCCCGGCACGCAGCCGCCCATCTATGTGGCCGGCACCTTCTCGAACCCACCATGGACTCCCGAGGAGATGTCCTACACCACCGATCAGAATGGCGAGCATGTCTTTTCGAAAGAAGTTATTGGTGAGATTGGATCCAAGCACCAATACAAATTCCGCATTGGAAACGGTGATTGGTGGGATTTGGCACCGGGTCAGCCAACCGTGACTGATTCTTCTGGCAACACCAATCACGAGCTGGAGATTCAACCACCAAAAGA ATCGAAACCTGATTCGatcgaggacaagaagccgGCTGTGGTGGGCGAAGAAAAGTCTTCCGATGAACCAGCCGGGCTTCCCGAAAAGTTTCAAGGTCAAAAGGAGTCAGCCGAAGAACCTGAAGAGGCCAAGGCTTTCAAACCAAttgaggtggttgaagaGACCCAGGCCCCGCAGGAGTCAGTCACGGTACCTGAAGCGGCTGAACCTTTGAAGCCAACTGAGGTGGTCGAAGAGACCCCAGCCCCGAAGAAGCCGGTGGAAGAACCCAAGGAGGCTGAAGCTCCAATGCAGTCAATTGAGGAGACTCAAGCCCCCAAACAGCCAGTCGAGGCCGGCAAGGAGGATGAAGCTCCCAAGCAACCTACTGAGACAGTCGAGGAGACTCATGTGCCCAAGGAGGTTGAAGCTCCAAAGCAGCCAGAGGTGGTTCCCCAGGCTCCAAATGAAGCAACTGAGACTTCTGAACAGCCTGAAGCATCCAAGGAACAGACCGCGGTAACAGAAAAGTCTGAAGACCCCAAGGAATCGACCGAAGTGGTTGAAGATTTGAAGAAGCCGACCGAGGTGTCTGAAGAGAGCGACGTCCCAAAGATTCGCGTCAAGGACTCCACGACTACCAACATTGTGTTGCCCAATGGTAGCATACTGGAAGCCATCAAGGCTCAGGAGATCCGAACACAGTCTGGTGCTGGCACTCCAGACTTTGTGAAGACTGCCGCCGAGGTTGCTGATTCTGCTGCGCTTCTGCACGAAGAAGTTCCGGCAAAGGATCCAAGAGACGGCTTGCTCGAGAGGGCACCTACTCCCATGTCCAAAACCGCGGAAACCGCTGCAGAAGTTGCGGATACCGCGGAGGTTTTGGACCGGGTTGAT GCCATCCTCATCTCGGAGCCCCATattgacgacgacgacgacgacgacaacctcctcggccccccAAGCGCCAGCCAAGGCGATGAGCTTCCTGCCCTCAAGTCGCCGCTGTTCCCTCACGAGTGTCCCAGCCCCCCTACGCCCGGTGATGCTGTCGAGCGACGTGAAAGCAGCGACGACAGGTCACCAATGGAGGACATTGACCCTGATCAGATCGACTTGAATGATCCCACACTGGAACGTTTCCCATCCAACCGAGAGGAAATTATCGATACAGTACGTAAACTGGAGACGAGTCTCAACGAGGATCAGGCGTCCTTTGAAGGcgtccccccttcccctgtCATCAACTCTCCCCTGGAAGGAACGCAAGATATCACCGACTACATCCTTGGCGATTCGTCAATCCCTACTTCCCATCGAGGTTCACAGCATCTTGAGGTACCTAGGCCCTCCCATGGCTCTGCGTCCTCCGTCCCGGTGTCACCCTCCCTTCAAGTCATTTCGGAAGCCGAAGAGCCCGCCAGCGAGGAAAACGGAACTACCCCATCACCTATTATATTTTCTAACCCAGAAATGAAGTCCAGGCCCAGCTCTTTGAAACCCCGATCGGAAGATGACGAAGGTGTTTCCCTGAAGGATAGCATCAGCCCTAGGACCACCGAAGCCCCTAAGACCGCCGGCGATATTCTGTTCAGGGACACACCGCCGCTCGAGGCCTCTGGCGACGCCGCACCTACGAAAGCCAACGGCCTTTCGCTTGAGGACCACTCTAACACCTCCAAGGTAGCCGACGAAGCCGAAGCACAGGTCCCTGACGATAGGTCCGCTGCTCCTGCACCTGTGGCTGTCGGAGAGAGAGCCACCGACGATGAGATTGCCGAATCATCGCATACCACGGCCCTTGAGTcggccaacaacaccaacagcctcaagAAGAGAGCCGCTCCAGCACCCGAAGTTGAACAAGAGATTCCTAGGGTTACAAGTCCAGTATCGAACCGAACGACGGGCGTTGAGCACAATGGGGTGAGCTGGATCCAGGCCTTTTTCCGGCTGCTCTTTGTGGACATCATCGGAGGCTTCATCAGCAGATTATGTGGCGGCAAAAAACGAAACACGACGTAA